A single genomic interval of Peromyscus leucopus breed LL Stock chromosome 7, UCI_PerLeu_2.1, whole genome shotgun sequence harbors:
- the Als2cl gene encoding ALS2 C-terminal-like protein isoform X1, translating into MCSSEEADLLRLEEVFSTTLARTNSLILQPLLLADPEPSDSCGRECFRLLQQLHESTQRLWEVTDQSLHSLRQRLHDPPSVGLETLLLLNNADYVLQAHVEYIKSYTDCVVAQAFQSVSKRRSEYWRSQRKKLRQLLSWVSSEGSVGPMLCQALSQPLTQHVQKYVVLLLSLRDTLDKHHPAQELVMHAVTLFGDLQSFMKQALDQAVATQALWHNLSSRVRDVLCTPAHRLLQDSQDIPVVVTPLRAERVLLFDDALVLLQGHNIHTFDLKLVWVDPGQDKCVLRILTPEEEFSFQARDPQGQVVWQWKVTQAVCQALCGKKDFPLLGSDRESPVPPDCRCVAYTFRHEGRLYQATYEGNWCRAKPHGKGTLKWPDGRNHVGDFCRGLEHGFGICLVPQASEDKFDCYKCHWREGSMCGYGICEYGTDRVYKGYFQAGLRHGFGVLESTPQASQPFKYTGHWERGQRSGYGIEDDSERGERYIGMWQADQRHGPGVLVTQAGVCYQGTFQGDKMAGPGILLWEDDSLHEGTFTRDLALLGKGKVTFPNGFTLDGSFSSGTDKGLYTQGVLDTAALPLDLASTRKRQLGLGAFPVESRWQGVYRPFQDFVRSGCPGDLQEALLGFHVQSSRELRESQEYLCCERSHPKDCAGSMEDILKELLQHRAPQALQQYLRKALSNSRHPLGKLLRTLMLTFQATYSGIGANKHLQGMAQEEVKQHGQELWAAYRGLLKVALQRQGQTLEEEDMETRDLQVHRLLLPLILPSFYSELFTLYLLLHEREDGLYSQGITNLSLFPDTKLLEFLDVQRHLWPFKDLRLTSNQRYSLVRDKCFLSATECLQKIITTVDPWEKLEVLEKTYGEIEATVSRVLGREYKLPMDDLLPLLIYVVSRARIQHLGAEIHLIRDMMDPIHTGGLHDFLLTALESCYQHIQKEEVRLHRLPGPWDSRELW; encoded by the exons ATGTGTAGCTCTGAGGAAGCAGACCTGCTTCGGCTGGAGGAGGTCTTCTCAACTACCCTTGCCCGCACCAACAGCCTcattctccagcccctgctcttGGCTG ACCCGGAACCCTCAGACTCCTGTGGCAGAGAGTGCTTTCGGCTTCTGCAGCAGCTACATGAGAGTACCCAGCGGTTGTGGGAGGTGACGGACCAGAGCCTACATTCACTTCGGCAGAGGCTACACGACCCACCCTCCGTGGGTCTGGAAACCTTGCTGTTACTGAACAACGCTGACTATGTCCTGCAGGCCCACGTGGA GTACATCAAGTCCTATACTGACtgtgtggtggcgcaggcctttcaGAGTGTCTCAAAGAGGAGGAG TGAGTActggaggagccagaggaagaagcTGCGGCAGCTGCTGTCCTGGGTGAGCTCTGAGGGCTCGGTGGGCCCCATGCTGTGCCAGGCCCTCAGCCAGCCACTCACCCAGCACGTGCAGAAATACGTGGTCCTCCTGCTGAGCCTCAGGGACACCCTTGACAAG CACCACCCAGCCCAGGAGCTGGTGATGCATGCAGTCACCCTGTTTGGGGACCTGCAGTCCTTCATGAAGCAGGCCTTGGACCAGGCTGTGGCCACACAGGCCCTGTGGCACAACCTCAGCAGCCGGGTGAGG GATGTGCTCTGTACCCCTGCTCACCGACTCCTACAGGATAGCCAGGACATCCCTGTGGTGGTCACCCCGCTGCGGGCTGAGCGGGTGCTGCTCTTTGATGATGCCCTTGTCCTGCTACAG GGCCACAATATCCACACTTTTGACCTGAAGTTGGTGTGGGTAGATCCTGGCCAAGACAA GTGCGTGCTGCGCATCCTCACACCCGAAGAAGAGTTCTCCTTTCAGGCCAGAGACCCCCAGGGCCAG GTTGTCTGGCAGTGGAAAGTGACCCAGGCTGTGTGCCAGGCCCTGTGTGGCAAGAAGGACTTCCCTTTGCTGGGGTCAGACCGGGAGTCGCCTGTACCCCCCGACTGCCGCTGTGTGGCCTATACTTTCCGCCATGAGGGCCGGCTCTACCAGGCTACCTATGAGGGCAATTGGTGTCGGGCCAAGCCCCATGGCAA GGGAACTCTGAAGTGGCCGGATGGGCGGAACCATGTGGGGGATTTCTGCCGGGGCCTAGAGCACGG CTTTGGCATCTGCCTGGTGCCCCAGGCCTCTGAGGACAAGTTTGACTGTTACAAGTGTCACTGGCGGGAAGGCAGCATGTGTGGCTATGGCATCTGTGA GTACGGCACTGACAGGGTGTACAAGGGCTATTTTCAGGCTGGCCTTCGGCATGGATTTGGTGTCCTTGAGAGTACCCCACAGGCCTCCCAGCCCTTCAAGTACACGGGCCACTgggagagaggccagaggagcgGCTATGGCATTGAGGACGACAGTGAGAG GGGCGAGCGCTACATCGGCATGTGGCAGGCTGACCAGCGTCACGGCCCTGGAGTCTTGGTCACCCAGGCAGGCGTCTGCTATCAAGGCACATTCCAAGGGGACAAGATGGCC GGCCCGGGCATCCTGCTGTGGGAGGATGACTCTCTGCACGAGGGTACTTTCACCAGGGACCTAGCACTCCTAGGGAAG GGTAAGGTCACCTTCCCCAATGGCTTCACCTTGGATGGTTCCTTCAGCAGTGGGACAGATAAAGGACTGTACACACAGGGAGTGCTGGACACAGCGGCCCTCCCGCTCGACCTAGCCAGCACGCGCAAGAG ACAGCTGGGGCTGGGCGCCTTCCCCGTGGAGAGCCGCTGGCAGGGAGTCTACAGGCCCTTCCAGGACTTTGTGCGTTCCGGCTGCCCTGGGGACCTGCAGGAAGCCCTGCTGGGCTTCCATGTGCAGAGCTCCAGGGAACTCCGGGAGTCCCAGGAGTACCTGTGCTGTGAGAG GAGCCACCCCAAGGACTGTGCGGGCAGCATGGAGGACATCCTGAAGGAGCTGCTGCAGCACCGCGCACCCCAGGCCCTGCAGCAGTACCTCAGGAAG GCTCTGAGCAATTCCCGACACCCCCTGGGGAAGTTACTCCGCACCCTGATGCTGACCTTCCAGGCCACGTATTCAGGCATAGGAGCCAACAAACACCTACAGGGGATGGCTCAGGAGGAGGTGAAGCAACATGGCCAGGAGCTTTGGGCTGCCTACAG GGGTCTACTGAAGGTTGCCTTACAGCGCCAGGGCCagaccctggaggaggaggacatggaGACAAG GGACCTGCAGgtgcacaggctgctcttgcccCTCATCCTGCCCAGCTTCTACTCAGAGCTCTTCACGCTCTACCTGCTTCTTCATGAGAGAGAGGACGGGTTGTACAGCCAGGGCATCACCAACCTCAGCCTGTTTCCTGACACGAAGCTGCTGGAGTTCCTGGATGTGCAGAG GCACCTGTGGCCCTTCAAGGACCTCAGGCTGACGAGCAATCAG AGATATTCTCTGGTCCGGGACAAGTGTTTCCTGTCAGCTACTGAGTGTCTGCAGAAGATCAT CACCACAGTGGACCCTTGGGAGAAGCTGGAGGTGCTGGAGAAGACCTACGGGGAAATCGAGGCCACGGTGTCTCGGGTGCTGGGCCGGGAATACAAACTACCCATGGATGACCTACTGCCTCTGCTCATCTACGTGGTGTCACGAGCTCG AATTCAGCATCTGGGGGCTGAGATCCACCTGATCCGTGACATGATGGACCCCATCCACACAGGCGGCCTCCATGACTTCCTGCTCACAGCTTTGGAG tcctGTTACCAGCACATCCAGAAGGAGGAAGTGCGGCTGCACCGTCTGCCCGGCCCCTGGGACTCGAGAGAGCTCTGGTGA
- the Als2cl gene encoding ALS2 C-terminal-like protein isoform X2, with amino-acid sequence MCSSEEADLLRLEEVFSTTLARTNSLILQPLLLADPEPSDSCGRECFRLLQQLHESTQRLWEVTDQSLHSLRQRLHDPPSVGLETLLLLNNADYVLQAHVEYIKSYTDCVVAQAFQSVSKRRSEYWRSQRKKLRQLLSWVSSEGSVGPMLCQALSQPLTQHVQKYVVLLLSLRDTLDKHHPAQELVMHAVTLFGDLQSFMKQALDQAVATQALWHNLSSRVRDVLCTPAHRLLQDSQDIPVVVTPLRAERVLLFDDALVLLQGHNIHTFDLKLVWVDPGQDKCVLRILTPEEEFSFQARDPQGQVVWQWKVTQAVCQALCGKKDFPLLGSDRESPVPPDCRCVAYTFRHEGRLYQATYEGNWCRAKPHGKGTLKWPDGRNHVGDFCRGLEHGFGICLVPQASEDKFDCYKCHWREGSMCGYGICEYGTDRVYKGYFQAGLRHGFGVLESTPQASQPFKYTGHWERGQRSGYGIEDDSERGERYIGMWQADQRHGPGVLVTQAGVCYQGTFQGDKMAGPGILLWEDDSLHEGTFTRDLALLGKGKVTFPNGFTLDGSFSSGTDKGLYTQGVLDTAALPLDLASTRKRQLGLGAFPVESRWQGVYRPFQDFVRSGCPGDLQEALLGFHVQSSRELRESQEYLCCERSHPKDCAGSMEDILKELLQHRAPQALQQYLRKALSNSRHPLGKLLRTLMLTFQATYSGIGANKHLQGMAQEEVKQHGQELWAAYRGLLKVALQRQGQTLEEEDMETRDLQVHRLLLPLILPSFYSELFTLYLLLHEREDGLYSQGITNLSLFPDTKLLEFLDVQRHLWPFKDLRLTSNQLHKVKRGVAVGLPWITPPSGQGCTYASEGAGVSGKGP; translated from the exons ATGTGTAGCTCTGAGGAAGCAGACCTGCTTCGGCTGGAGGAGGTCTTCTCAACTACCCTTGCCCGCACCAACAGCCTcattctccagcccctgctcttGGCTG ACCCGGAACCCTCAGACTCCTGTGGCAGAGAGTGCTTTCGGCTTCTGCAGCAGCTACATGAGAGTACCCAGCGGTTGTGGGAGGTGACGGACCAGAGCCTACATTCACTTCGGCAGAGGCTACACGACCCACCCTCCGTGGGTCTGGAAACCTTGCTGTTACTGAACAACGCTGACTATGTCCTGCAGGCCCACGTGGA GTACATCAAGTCCTATACTGACtgtgtggtggcgcaggcctttcaGAGTGTCTCAAAGAGGAGGAG TGAGTActggaggagccagaggaagaagcTGCGGCAGCTGCTGTCCTGGGTGAGCTCTGAGGGCTCGGTGGGCCCCATGCTGTGCCAGGCCCTCAGCCAGCCACTCACCCAGCACGTGCAGAAATACGTGGTCCTCCTGCTGAGCCTCAGGGACACCCTTGACAAG CACCACCCAGCCCAGGAGCTGGTGATGCATGCAGTCACCCTGTTTGGGGACCTGCAGTCCTTCATGAAGCAGGCCTTGGACCAGGCTGTGGCCACACAGGCCCTGTGGCACAACCTCAGCAGCCGGGTGAGG GATGTGCTCTGTACCCCTGCTCACCGACTCCTACAGGATAGCCAGGACATCCCTGTGGTGGTCACCCCGCTGCGGGCTGAGCGGGTGCTGCTCTTTGATGATGCCCTTGTCCTGCTACAG GGCCACAATATCCACACTTTTGACCTGAAGTTGGTGTGGGTAGATCCTGGCCAAGACAA GTGCGTGCTGCGCATCCTCACACCCGAAGAAGAGTTCTCCTTTCAGGCCAGAGACCCCCAGGGCCAG GTTGTCTGGCAGTGGAAAGTGACCCAGGCTGTGTGCCAGGCCCTGTGTGGCAAGAAGGACTTCCCTTTGCTGGGGTCAGACCGGGAGTCGCCTGTACCCCCCGACTGCCGCTGTGTGGCCTATACTTTCCGCCATGAGGGCCGGCTCTACCAGGCTACCTATGAGGGCAATTGGTGTCGGGCCAAGCCCCATGGCAA GGGAACTCTGAAGTGGCCGGATGGGCGGAACCATGTGGGGGATTTCTGCCGGGGCCTAGAGCACGG CTTTGGCATCTGCCTGGTGCCCCAGGCCTCTGAGGACAAGTTTGACTGTTACAAGTGTCACTGGCGGGAAGGCAGCATGTGTGGCTATGGCATCTGTGA GTACGGCACTGACAGGGTGTACAAGGGCTATTTTCAGGCTGGCCTTCGGCATGGATTTGGTGTCCTTGAGAGTACCCCACAGGCCTCCCAGCCCTTCAAGTACACGGGCCACTgggagagaggccagaggagcgGCTATGGCATTGAGGACGACAGTGAGAG GGGCGAGCGCTACATCGGCATGTGGCAGGCTGACCAGCGTCACGGCCCTGGAGTCTTGGTCACCCAGGCAGGCGTCTGCTATCAAGGCACATTCCAAGGGGACAAGATGGCC GGCCCGGGCATCCTGCTGTGGGAGGATGACTCTCTGCACGAGGGTACTTTCACCAGGGACCTAGCACTCCTAGGGAAG GGTAAGGTCACCTTCCCCAATGGCTTCACCTTGGATGGTTCCTTCAGCAGTGGGACAGATAAAGGACTGTACACACAGGGAGTGCTGGACACAGCGGCCCTCCCGCTCGACCTAGCCAGCACGCGCAAGAG ACAGCTGGGGCTGGGCGCCTTCCCCGTGGAGAGCCGCTGGCAGGGAGTCTACAGGCCCTTCCAGGACTTTGTGCGTTCCGGCTGCCCTGGGGACCTGCAGGAAGCCCTGCTGGGCTTCCATGTGCAGAGCTCCAGGGAACTCCGGGAGTCCCAGGAGTACCTGTGCTGTGAGAG GAGCCACCCCAAGGACTGTGCGGGCAGCATGGAGGACATCCTGAAGGAGCTGCTGCAGCACCGCGCACCCCAGGCCCTGCAGCAGTACCTCAGGAAG GCTCTGAGCAATTCCCGACACCCCCTGGGGAAGTTACTCCGCACCCTGATGCTGACCTTCCAGGCCACGTATTCAGGCATAGGAGCCAACAAACACCTACAGGGGATGGCTCAGGAGGAGGTGAAGCAACATGGCCAGGAGCTTTGGGCTGCCTACAG GGGTCTACTGAAGGTTGCCTTACAGCGCCAGGGCCagaccctggaggaggaggacatggaGACAAG GGACCTGCAGgtgcacaggctgctcttgcccCTCATCCTGCCCAGCTTCTACTCAGAGCTCTTCACGCTCTACCTGCTTCTTCATGAGAGAGAGGACGGGTTGTACAGCCAGGGCATCACCAACCTCAGCCTGTTTCCTGACACGAAGCTGCTGGAGTTCCTGGATGTGCAGAG GCACCTGTGGCCCTTCAAGGACCTCAGGCTGACGAGCAATCAG CTACATAAAGTGAAGCGTGGTGTTGCTGTGGGATTGCCCTGGATCACTCCGCCGTCAGGGCAGGGATGTACTTACGCCAGTGAGGGGGCAGGTGTGAGCGGCAAGGGACCCTGA